A section of the Myxococcus virescens genome encodes:
- a CDS encoding 16S rRNA (uracil(1498)-N(3))-methyltransferase: MVRLFAPLPEPAPAEVELTGERRHYLLHVLRLEEGDALEVFDGKGRAFEARVAHVTPDVVRVTLGTARVAPPRREVSILQGLPKGDKLELVLQKGTELGATAFHPVATARSVVKLEPKRAEERTSRWTKIVEEAARQCRRNDVPRVATPAPLLDAARSLTAGTVLLVLDEEESAVPLGEAFRAAGAGTAVALVIGPEGGLAREEVDALMALGARPVTLGKRILRTETAALAALAVMMHLDGELG, translated from the coding sequence TTGGTCCGCCTCTTCGCCCCGTTGCCCGAGCCCGCTCCCGCCGAAGTGGAGCTGACCGGCGAGCGCCGTCACTACCTCCTGCATGTCCTGCGGCTGGAGGAAGGCGACGCGCTGGAGGTCTTCGACGGGAAGGGCCGGGCCTTCGAGGCCCGCGTGGCCCACGTCACACCCGATGTCGTGCGCGTGACGTTGGGCACCGCGCGCGTGGCCCCCCCGCGCCGCGAGGTCAGCATCCTCCAAGGGCTGCCCAAGGGCGACAAGCTGGAGCTGGTGCTCCAGAAAGGCACCGAGCTGGGCGCCACCGCCTTCCACCCCGTGGCCACGGCGCGAAGTGTCGTGAAGCTCGAGCCCAAGCGCGCGGAGGAGCGCACCTCCCGGTGGACGAAGATTGTCGAGGAGGCCGCTCGGCAGTGCCGCAGGAACGACGTGCCACGCGTGGCCACGCCTGCCCCACTGCTGGATGCGGCTCGCTCGCTGACCGCGGGCACCGTGCTGCTCGTGCTCGACGAGGAAGAATCGGCCGTACCCTTGGGCGAAGCGTTCCGGGCCGCGGGCGCGGGCACCGCCGTGGCACTGGTGATTGGCCCCGAAGGGGGGCTTGCGCGTGAAGAAGTGGATGCCTTGATGGCCCTGGGCGCGCGGCCCGTCACCCTGGGCAAGCGCATCCTCCGTACCGAGACGGCGGCGCTCGCGGCGCTGGCGGTGATGATGCACCTGGACGGCGAACTCGGATAG
- a CDS encoding GlsB/YeaQ/YmgE family stress response membrane protein, producing MGIIAFIVIGLIAGLIARAILPGKQSMGLIATTLLGMVGSLVGGLVGSLFQRDGRLFDLRPSGIIMSVIGAIVVLLLVGAAGRRRVHA from the coding sequence ATGGGGATCATCGCATTCATCGTCATCGGCCTCATCGCGGGTCTCATCGCCCGCGCCATCCTCCCCGGGAAGCAGAGCATGGGGCTCATCGCAACGACCTTGCTCGGCATGGTCGGTTCGCTCGTGGGCGGCCTTGTCGGTTCACTGTTCCAGCGTGATGGTCGGCTCTTCGACCTGAGGCCCTCAGGCATCATCATGTCGGTGATTGGCGCAATCGTCGTGCTCCTGCTGGTGGGCGCAGCCGGACGGCGACGGGTACATGCCTGA
- a CDS encoding RDD family protein produces MLPPVGECAACDTVTVRSPGVPSLLDRDIRIDRRTEQREEELSTLPGTPAFADLAQHAPPPPPSVAPLSTPLPGPAMPRAAQPAATPRPLQQLGAAALRAAQPGAAPQQAGAAAPWAAAPQQAAPRVAQPGAAAPQQAGAAQPSVAAPRAAQPGAAAPRPAQPGAAPQQAAPRAAQPGAAAPQQAGAALPHAAQPGATAPQQAAPRSAQPGAAPPHAGAALPHAAQRPPQPGAAAPRAAQPQPATGSPMTPAYGTPPVAPAPRPQAPAQLAAPAIAPVGLPRMEQAAPPAGLPRMEQAAPPAASTSGLPRMEHAEAASTGLPVMESPAAAPSALPNMEPLLPGVSVGVARSEAIKAPPSKAQVTSASGVTEVRARPASLWRRLLSFTIDTAAIAGVAALYLTLASSVTGLKTPEAGLTGLDAFVAWLRAFHTILLPGFFLVLVLALVYCAVAAFLWNGRTLGRLLLGLRLVDTHGIAPAPGRAIVRALLSGVSFVFFLGGFWMALFDRRGQTLHDKLTSTFVVQPS; encoded by the coding sequence ATGCTTCCACCCGTGGGTGAGTGCGCGGCCTGCGACACCGTCACTGTCCGCTCACCCGGAGTGCCCAGCCTCCTCGATCGCGACATCCGCATCGACCGCCGCACGGAGCAACGCGAGGAAGAGCTATCGACGCTCCCGGGCACGCCCGCGTTCGCCGACCTGGCGCAGCATGCGCCGCCGCCGCCCCCTTCCGTCGCCCCCCTGTCCACGCCGCTGCCGGGCCCCGCAATGCCTCGCGCGGCGCAGCCAGCCGCCACGCCCCGGCCGCTGCAACAGCTGGGGGCCGCCGCCCTCCGCGCCGCGCAGCCGGGTGCCGCGCCCCAGCAGGCCGGTGCCGCCGCGCCTTGGGCCGCCGCGCCTCAGCAGGCCGCGCCCCGCGTCGCGCAGCCCGGTGCCGCCGCGCCTCAGCAGGCCGGAGCCGCTCAGCCGAGTGTCGCCGCGCCTCGCGCCGCGCAGCCCGGTGCCGCCGCGCCTCGTCCCGCTCAGCCCGGTGCCGCGCCCCAGCAGGCTGCCCCCCGCGCCGCGCAGCCCGGTGCCGCCGCGCCTCAGCAGGCCGGAGCCGCACTGCCCCACGCCGCGCAGCCGGGTGCCACCGCGCCCCAGCAGGCCGCACCTCGGTCCGCGCAGCCTGGCGCTGCACCTCCGCATGCGGGAGCCGCACTGCCTCACGCCGCGCAGCGCCCGCCTCAGCCAGGCGCCGCCGCGCCTCGCGCCGCTCAGCCCCAGCCCGCGACGGGTTCTCCCATGACGCCGGCCTATGGAACGCCGCCGGTGGCGCCCGCGCCGCGCCCGCAGGCCCCGGCACAGCTGGCGGCCCCTGCGATTGCGCCCGTTGGCCTGCCCCGCATGGAGCAGGCGGCACCTCCCGCGGGCCTGCCCCGCATGGAGCAGGCGGCGCCTCCCGCCGCGTCCACTTCCGGACTGCCTCGCATGGAGCACGCGGAAGCCGCCTCCACGGGTCTCCCGGTGATGGAGTCCCCGGCCGCGGCCCCTTCGGCCCTGCCGAACATGGAGCCGCTCCTCCCCGGCGTGTCCGTAGGGGTGGCGCGCTCCGAGGCCATCAAGGCGCCCCCGTCCAAGGCCCAGGTCACGTCCGCCTCGGGCGTCACGGAAGTGCGCGCCCGCCCAGCCTCCCTGTGGCGGCGGCTGCTCTCCTTCACCATCGACACGGCGGCCATCGCCGGCGTGGCGGCGCTCTACCTCACCCTGGCCTCGTCGGTGACGGGGCTGAAGACGCCGGAAGCGGGGCTGACGGGGCTGGATGCCTTCGTGGCCTGGCTGCGCGCCTTCCACACCATCCTCCTGCCCGGGTTTTTCCTCGTTCTGGTGCTCGCGCTCGTATACTGCGCGGTGGCGGCCTTCCTCTGGAATGGCCGGACGCTCGGGCGGCTGCTCCTGGGGCTGCGGCTGGTGGACACACATGGGATTGCCCCGGCACCGGGTCGAGCCATCGTGCGCGCCCTGCTTTCCGGCGTGTCCTTCGTCTTCTTCCTTGGTGGCTTCTGGATGGCGCTTTTCGACCGGCGCGGGCAGACGCTTCATGACAAGCTGACGTCCACCTTCGTCGTTCAACCGAGCTGA
- a CDS encoding FrgA protein: MPARLAQFLVSRMLLTQERAGEVLRQHQTLGGQVDSVLLEQGIASEADVLAMLGEVSGFMPVNLMDFEPNPEVASFIPPKIAERLCVVPLSLDGNTLHVASGYPVPKKELDEVGFLLGKPLELWVATEVRVREWVSTIYRQPLALRFAKLAAALDPEAQAAPPPPPPAAALEEESLTTDMVERLARSVAQEPLAVESSATPQAAAPRPEAPASPQRPPPPPPEALTPGPEPLPPPGPPAFVRAPLRLNMPQAEAPARPAQRPNPQAAQIPVLPFTPAPGTAPSSANPPTPASPPAATLPPSAPATTPAPKPAAPSTPPAPTGARAPAQSGTAAPASGQPQVWPPAQAGASGTPQVWPPAPAQPAAPPTLHFATPVAPPPKPAAAPRSEPAFLVFPNPGAAQNTPQPRPKPAALESRPSAPPASQDVPDWTLAQARAALKEATKDRDRLIDVALRFGRRTFDYVASFAVLRGGATGLEARGEGMAGEQLTQVSIPLDASSVFRTVAVTRGSYAGPLPPDALTRHYLELFGRQTPRTVFLYPVEVKGRLVAILYGDCGQRPISQRRLSDYILFCQDLPAAFQELILFRKQRVSELRAPDDVELTIDVDLPVATAPAPAPAVVAGLGWSPFFGRGATGNMGRAAALPPRAQSQEERPPPDFAPLLRRLTGPDAAQRANAMAELARSPEASARVLAQHFPGPTAWSRLPVVELPEADELGPIPGALSRLGRPAAQAVSPLLDSQDADTRYFALLTAGNLPYVELVDGVLRGLFDLEPDISSAARVAAAALKQLPRLDAALRDLRHELGSRDPLRRSLAARALGTLHDRDAIEGLIRLTGGDDEMCAQAAAEALREVTRATLGLDPRQWSAWWAENRSRRRADWLVSALRHRELDVRLAAIEELSRALHDTLGYYADAPEAEREQAVRRWEAAAVEPANARRLGML; the protein is encoded by the coding sequence ATGCCCGCCCGTCTCGCCCAGTTCCTCGTCTCACGCATGCTTCTCACGCAGGAGAGGGCGGGGGAGGTGCTGCGTCAGCACCAGACCCTGGGCGGGCAGGTGGACTCCGTACTGTTGGAGCAGGGCATCGCCAGCGAGGCGGACGTGCTCGCGATGCTCGGAGAGGTCTCCGGCTTCATGCCGGTGAACCTGATGGACTTCGAGCCCAATCCCGAAGTCGCCTCCTTCATCCCGCCCAAAATCGCCGAGCGACTGTGCGTCGTCCCCCTGTCCCTGGACGGAAACACGCTGCACGTCGCCAGCGGCTACCCGGTGCCCAAGAAGGAGCTCGACGAGGTCGGCTTCCTCCTGGGCAAGCCGCTCGAGCTCTGGGTGGCCACCGAGGTGCGCGTCCGCGAGTGGGTCTCCACCATCTACCGCCAGCCCCTGGCCCTGCGCTTCGCGAAGCTCGCGGCGGCGTTGGATCCGGAAGCCCAGGCGGCCCCGCCGCCACCGCCGCCCGCCGCGGCCCTGGAAGAGGAGTCGCTCACCACGGACATGGTGGAGCGGTTGGCTCGCTCCGTCGCGCAAGAGCCCCTCGCCGTGGAGAGCAGCGCCACGCCCCAGGCCGCGGCCCCTCGTCCCGAGGCCCCCGCGAGCCCCCAGCGGCCGCCCCCGCCTCCGCCGGAAGCCCTCACGCCGGGCCCCGAGCCCCTTCCGCCGCCAGGGCCTCCCGCCTTCGTCCGGGCACCGCTGCGACTGAACATGCCGCAGGCCGAAGCGCCCGCGCGTCCGGCGCAGCGTCCCAACCCGCAGGCCGCGCAGATTCCGGTACTGCCCTTCACGCCAGCCCCGGGCACGGCGCCGTCCAGCGCGAATCCCCCCACGCCGGCGAGCCCCCCCGCGGCGACGCTCCCTCCCAGCGCCCCCGCGACGACGCCCGCGCCCAAGCCGGCGGCTCCCTCCACCCCTCCGGCCCCGACGGGAGCACGCGCACCGGCGCAGTCCGGCACGGCAGCCCCTGCTTCGGGCCAGCCCCAGGTGTGGCCTCCGGCCCAGGCCGGCGCCAGCGGCACGCCGCAGGTGTGGCCCCCCGCGCCCGCACAGCCGGCCGCGCCGCCCACGCTCCATTTCGCCACGCCGGTGGCGCCGCCGCCGAAGCCCGCGGCGGCTCCGCGCAGCGAGCCCGCGTTCCTCGTCTTCCCCAACCCCGGCGCCGCGCAGAACACGCCGCAGCCCCGCCCCAAGCCCGCCGCGCTGGAGAGCCGTCCCTCTGCCCCGCCCGCGAGCCAGGACGTGCCGGACTGGACGCTGGCCCAGGCGCGCGCGGCGCTGAAGGAAGCCACCAAGGACCGCGACCGCCTCATCGACGTCGCGCTGCGCTTCGGCCGCAGGACCTTCGACTACGTCGCCTCCTTCGCCGTGCTGCGGGGCGGCGCCACGGGCCTGGAGGCTCGCGGCGAGGGCATGGCGGGCGAGCAGCTCACGCAGGTGTCCATCCCGCTGGATGCCAGCAGCGTCTTCCGCACGGTGGCCGTCACCCGCGGCAGCTACGCGGGCCCGCTGCCTCCGGACGCGCTCACGCGGCACTACCTGGAGCTGTTCGGACGCCAGACGCCGCGCACCGTCTTCCTGTACCCGGTCGAGGTGAAGGGCCGGCTGGTGGCCATCCTCTACGGTGACTGTGGTCAGCGGCCCATCAGCCAGCGCCGCCTGTCCGACTACATCCTGTTCTGTCAGGACCTGCCGGCGGCCTTCCAGGAGCTCATCCTCTTCCGCAAGCAGCGCGTGTCGGAGCTGCGCGCGCCGGACGACGTGGAGCTCACCATCGACGTGGACCTGCCCGTGGCCACCGCGCCCGCGCCGGCCCCCGCGGTGGTCGCCGGCCTGGGCTGGAGTCCCTTCTTCGGCCGAGGTGCCACCGGCAACATGGGCCGCGCCGCCGCGCTGCCGCCGCGCGCGCAGTCGCAAGAGGAGCGCCCGCCGCCGGACTTCGCGCCGCTGCTGCGCCGCCTCACCGGTCCGGACGCCGCGCAGCGCGCCAACGCCATGGCGGAGCTGGCGCGCTCGCCCGAGGCCAGCGCCCGGGTGCTGGCCCAGCACTTCCCCGGCCCCACGGCCTGGAGCCGGCTGCCCGTGGTGGAGCTGCCCGAGGCGGACGAGCTGGGGCCCATCCCCGGCGCGCTGTCCCGGCTGGGCCGCCCCGCCGCGCAGGCCGTGTCGCCGCTGCTGGACTCCCAGGACGCGGACACGCGCTACTTCGCGCTGCTCACCGCCGGCAACCTCCCCTACGTGGAGTTGGTGGACGGCGTGCTGCGCGGTCTGTTCGACCTGGAGCCGGACATCTCCAGCGCCGCGCGCGTGGCCGCCGCCGCGCTCAAGCAGTTGCCCCGGCTGGACGCCGCCCTGCGCGACCTGCGCCACGAGCTGGGCAGCCGCGACCCGCTGCGCCGCTCGCTGGCCGCGCGCGCCCTGGGCACGCTGCATGACCGCGACGCGATTGAGGGCCTCATCCGCCTCACGGGCGGCGACGACGAGATGTGCGCCCAGGCCGCGGCGGAGGCGCTGCGGGAAGTGACGCGCGCCACGCTGGGACTGGACCCGCGTCAGTGGTCGGCGTGGTGGGCGGAGAATCGCAGCCGCCGCCGCGCGGACTGGCTCGTCTCCGCGCTGCGCCACCGCGAGTTGGACGTGAGGCTGGCGGCCATCGAGGAGCTGAGCCGCGCGCTGCACGACACGCTGGGCTACTACGCGGATGCCCCCGAAGCCGAGCGCGAGCAGGCGGTGCGCCGCTGGGAGGCCGCGGCGGTGGAGCCGGCCAACGCGCGCCGGCTGGGCATGCTCTAG